One region of Aquipuribacter sp. SD81 genomic DNA includes:
- a CDS encoding DoxX family protein, with product MTRQRGRWLAGVLLSGLVVAFLLLDAVGHVLGPAPVVEASAAIGWRADQMVVVGVVALACLVVHVVPRTAVVGAFLLTAYLGGAVASNLRADMPLLTHVLFPVWVAAALWGGLWLRDGRVGEVVRAALARPRAPQRSASASASSSRSTSPSSV from the coding sequence GTGACGCGGCAGCGGGGCCGGTGGCTCGCGGGGGTGCTGCTGAGCGGGCTCGTCGTCGCGTTCCTGCTGCTCGACGCGGTCGGGCACGTGCTCGGTCCGGCGCCGGTCGTCGAGGCGTCCGCCGCGATCGGCTGGCGGGCCGACCAGATGGTCGTCGTCGGGGTCGTCGCCCTCGCGTGCCTCGTCGTCCACGTCGTGCCGCGCACGGCCGTCGTCGGCGCCTTCCTGCTGACGGCTTACCTCGGGGGAGCGGTCGCGAGCAACCTGCGGGCGGACATGCCGCTGCTCACGCACGTGCTGTTCCCGGTGTGGGTGGCGGCGGCGCTGTGGGGCGGGCTGTGGCTGCGGGACGGACGGGTCGGTGAGGTCGTCCGCGCGGCGCTCGCGCGGCCGCGGGCGCCTCAGCGCAGCGCGTCGGCGAGCGCGTCGAGCAGCCGGTCGACGTCGCCGTCGTCGGTGTAG
- a CDS encoding matrixin family metalloprotease — translation MTWDDLPRSPSGRVPQWVLDEAARRSTVGSPTPQWEPQRPPPEPRRRVRWRAFAPWLVVVAILGAAWPLSQRAEDGPRATAADSDGGRPAQFAYLDEGTDLSGRPYVVAWSPCAPIRYVVNPEGAPDDFESAVREVLDEVTAASGLTFSYEGTTTETAAERGLNADRASFLAGVDPVLFAVADADSVPDLADDVAGLASTVMSPGRDGRYRYSSGRVVLDRDVVDVPHLPWQEPVYVSVLRHEAGHLVGLDHVDDHSQVMYRETNDARQFQAGDLAGLAELGRGTCA, via the coding sequence GTGACGTGGGACGACCTGCCGCGCTCGCCGTCCGGGCGGGTCCCCCAGTGGGTGCTCGACGAGGCGGCGCGCAGGTCGACCGTCGGCTCGCCCACGCCGCAGTGGGAGCCGCAGCGGCCGCCGCCCGAGCCCCGGCGCCGGGTGCGTTGGCGCGCGTTCGCGCCCTGGCTCGTGGTCGTCGCCATCCTCGGGGCCGCCTGGCCGCTGTCGCAGCGTGCCGAGGACGGACCCCGCGCCACCGCGGCCGACAGCGACGGTGGACGGCCGGCACAGTTCGCCTACCTCGACGAGGGCACGGACCTGAGCGGTCGCCCGTACGTGGTCGCGTGGTCCCCGTGCGCGCCGATCCGGTACGTCGTCAACCCCGAAGGCGCACCCGACGACTTCGAGTCCGCCGTGCGGGAGGTGCTGGACGAGGTCACGGCCGCGAGCGGGCTCACCTTCTCCTACGAGGGCACGACGACGGAGACCGCAGCGGAGCGGGGGCTCAACGCGGATCGCGCGTCGTTCCTCGCGGGGGTCGACCCGGTGCTCTTCGCCGTGGCCGACGCGGACAGCGTCCCCGACCTCGCCGACGACGTCGCCGGGCTGGCCTCCACCGTCATGTCGCCGGGACGCGACGGGCGGTACCGCTACAGCAGCGGTCGCGTGGTCCTCGACCGCGACGTCGTCGACGTCCCGCACCTGCCCTGGCAGGAACCGGTGTACGTGTCCGTCCTGCGGCACGAGGCCGGGCACCTCGTGGGCCTCGACCACGTCGACGACCACTCCCAGGTCATGTACCGGGAGACCAACGACGCCCGGCAGTTCCAGGCGGGCGACCTCGCAGGACTCGCCGAGCTGGGCCGTGGGACCTGCGCCTGA
- a CDS encoding phytoene desaturase family protein, which produces MTDAPVVVVGGGHNGLVAACYLARAGRRVLVLEASDAVGGGSRTEETVNGYRFDTHSAAHNIINMTAIPDELDLAGAGLEYLPMEPFATGAFADGRVVRFHRSIEQTVASIAEHDPDDAAAYRDFMHRAVPLVRAVAAGLDHASSPTSQARTAVTRAGSLLSAVRRSGATGLVRDVLSPYGALLERALRSDLTRAPVASFASHASAGPHQPGSAFFVLWQAVYHLYGQWHARGGSQALTDALVHRLTEWGGTVRTGAPVRRIDAPGGRVRAVELEDGERVGTDTVVSAVDVRTALLDLLDPPLAGRDGAELRAAHRGNAVQMVVHLATDRLPPYRGARDGDWNGLQSLVDTLPQLTDGFLAAAAGRLPERPPVYCFTPSAYDDSLAPAAHHTVYLACPSAPFDVEGGWDAHGEAFADAMVEQVEEHAPGFRGSVLGRDVWTPARMAEQLRWPGAHPMYLDISLDQLSVLRPTRRLSRSTVPGVGGLYTCGASVAPVGGVAGISGKAAARAVLRG; this is translated from the coding sequence ATGACGGACGCACCGGTGGTCGTGGTCGGCGGCGGGCACAACGGGCTCGTGGCGGCGTGCTACCTCGCCCGCGCCGGCCGGCGCGTGCTCGTGCTCGAGGCGTCCGACGCCGTCGGCGGCGGGTCACGTACCGAGGAGACCGTGAACGGTTACCGCTTCGACACCCACTCGGCCGCCCACAACATCATCAACATGACGGCCATCCCCGACGAGCTCGACCTCGCCGGGGCGGGGCTGGAGTACCTGCCGATGGAGCCGTTCGCCACCGGCGCGTTCGCCGACGGGCGGGTGGTCCGGTTCCACCGCTCGATCGAGCAGACCGTCGCCTCGATCGCCGAGCACGACCCCGACGACGCCGCCGCCTACCGCGACTTCATGCACCGGGCCGTCCCGCTCGTCCGGGCCGTCGCGGCGGGCCTGGACCACGCGAGCTCGCCCACGAGCCAGGCCCGCACCGCCGTCACCCGCGCCGGCAGCCTGCTCAGTGCCGTACGTCGCTCCGGCGCCACCGGCCTGGTCCGCGACGTGCTGTCGCCGTACGGGGCGCTGCTCGAACGGGCGCTGCGCAGCGACCTCACCCGCGCGCCCGTCGCGTCCTTCGCGAGCCATGCGAGCGCCGGACCGCACCAGCCCGGCAGCGCGTTCTTCGTCCTGTGGCAGGCGGTCTACCACCTGTACGGGCAGTGGCACGCCCGCGGCGGGTCGCAGGCGCTCACCGACGCCCTCGTGCACCGCCTCACTGAGTGGGGCGGCACCGTCCGCACCGGCGCGCCGGTCCGACGCATCGACGCACCCGGCGGGCGGGTGCGCGCCGTCGAGCTCGAGGACGGCGAGCGCGTCGGGACGGACACCGTCGTCAGCGCCGTCGACGTGCGCACCGCCCTGCTCGACCTGCTCGACCCGCCGCTGGCCGGTCGGGACGGCGCGGAGCTGCGGGCCGCGCACCGCGGCAACGCCGTGCAGATGGTCGTCCACCTCGCCACCGACCGGCTGCCGCCGTACCGCGGGGCGCGCGACGGGGACTGGAACGGCCTGCAGTCGCTCGTCGACACCCTCCCTCAGCTCACCGACGGCTTCCTCGCCGCGGCCGCCGGCCGCCTGCCCGAGCGACCGCCCGTGTACTGCTTCACCCCGAGCGCCTACGACGACTCCCTCGCCCCCGCCGCGCACCACACCGTCTACCTCGCGTGCCCGAGCGCACCTTTCGACGTCGAGGGCGGCTGGGACGCGCACGGCGAGGCGTTCGCCGACGCGATGGTCGAGCAGGTCGAGGAGCATGCGCCCGGCTTCCGCGGCAGTGTTCTCGGCCGTGACGTGTGGACGCCCGCGCGCATGGCGGAGCAGCTGCGCTGGCCCGGCGCGCACCCGATGTACCTCGACATCAGCCTCGACCAGCTGTCCGTCCTGCGGCCCACGCGGCGCCTGTCCCGCAGCACCGTGCCGGGTGTGGGGGGGCTGTACACGTGTGGGGCGTCGGTCGCGCCCGTGGGCGGCGTCGCGGGGATCAGCGGCAAGGCCGCCGCCCGGGCCGTCCTCCGCGGCTGA
- a CDS encoding cysteine desulfurase-like protein, which translates to MHEDTYDVAALRAHFPQLADGTAYFDGPGGTQTPDVVADAVRDALLAPLSNRGALTQAARNADALTVAAREAMGDLLGVGPDQVAFGRSATELTFQLARTLSQSWAPGDEVVVTRLDHDANIRPWVLAAEAVGAVVRWVPFDPATGELDPADVAAALGPRTRLVAVTGASNLIGTMPDLPAVAAAAHTAGALVHVDAVHLAAHSPVDLAATGADSLVCSPYKFLGPHCGVLTATPDLLESLRPDKLLPSSDAVPERFELGTLPYELLAGTTAAVDLLASLAPAGPGGADRRERLRTAMHLVEQHEDRLRARIEQGLLDLGLTVRSRAARRTPTLLATSDQRPAADLAVALADAGVNAPAGHFYALEASRWLGLGDDGGLRVGVAPYTDDGDVDRLLDALADALR; encoded by the coding sequence GTGCACGAGGACACCTACGACGTCGCGGCGCTGCGCGCGCACTTCCCGCAGCTCGCCGACGGGACCGCCTACTTCGACGGCCCGGGCGGCACCCAGACCCCCGACGTCGTCGCCGACGCCGTGCGCGACGCGCTGCTCGCGCCGCTGAGCAACCGCGGCGCCCTCACGCAGGCCGCCCGCAACGCCGACGCGCTCACCGTCGCGGCGCGCGAGGCGATGGGCGACCTGCTCGGCGTCGGGCCCGACCAGGTCGCCTTCGGCCGGAGCGCGACCGAGCTCACGTTCCAGCTCGCGCGCACCCTGTCGCAAAGCTGGGCGCCGGGCGACGAGGTCGTCGTCACCCGCCTCGACCACGACGCGAACATCCGGCCGTGGGTGCTCGCCGCGGAGGCCGTCGGCGCGGTCGTCCGCTGGGTGCCGTTCGACCCCGCGACCGGCGAGCTCGACCCGGCCGACGTCGCCGCCGCGCTCGGCCCCCGCACCCGGCTCGTGGCCGTCACGGGCGCGTCCAACCTCATCGGCACGATGCCGGACCTGCCGGCCGTCGCCGCGGCCGCGCACACGGCCGGCGCGCTCGTGCACGTCGACGCCGTCCACCTCGCCGCGCACTCCCCCGTCGACCTCGCCGCGACCGGCGCCGACAGCCTCGTGTGCTCGCCGTACAAGTTCCTCGGCCCGCACTGCGGCGTGCTCACCGCGACGCCCGACCTGCTCGAGAGCCTGCGCCCGGACAAGCTGCTGCCGAGCAGCGACGCCGTGCCGGAGCGGTTCGAACTCGGGACCCTGCCGTACGAGCTGCTCGCCGGGACGACCGCGGCCGTCGACCTGCTCGCCTCGCTCGCGCCGGCGGGCCCGGGCGGCGCCGACCGCCGCGAGCGGCTCCGGACCGCGATGCACCTCGTCGAGCAGCACGAGGACCGGCTCCGCGCCCGCATCGAGCAGGGCCTGCTCGACCTCGGCCTCACCGTCCGGTCCCGCGCCGCTCGCCGGACGCCCACGCTGCTCGCCACCTCGGACCAGCGTCCCGCCGCCGACCTCGCGGTGGCGCTGGCCGACGCCGGCGTCAACGCGCCGGCCGGGCACTTCTACGCCCTCGAGGCGAGCCGATGGCTCGGGCTCGGCGACGACGGCGGACTACGGGTGGGTGTCGCTCCCTACACCGACGACGGCGACGTCGACCGGCTGCTCGACGCGCTCGCCGACGCGCTGCGCTGA
- a CDS encoding endonuclease, producing the protein MAASNADLVRVLLERHGTTYAAEAGITLKDTPSPLFRLLVLANLLSARIDARLAVGAARALSKAGMRTAERMRDATWQQRVDALGEGGYRRYDERTATMLGEGADLLLERWRGDLRRLRDAADDTDGVRARLEEVPGIGPTGSAIFCREVQAVWPAVAPFTDDRVVEGARAVGLPSDADALADLVSRRDRPRLAAACVRVTLDDDAADEVRAAAGG; encoded by the coding sequence ATGGCCGCGTCGAACGCCGACCTCGTCCGTGTCCTCCTCGAGCGCCACGGCACCACGTACGCCGCCGAGGCGGGCATCACGTTGAAGGACACCCCGTCACCGCTGTTCCGGCTGCTCGTGCTCGCGAACCTGCTGTCGGCGCGCATCGACGCCCGCCTCGCCGTCGGCGCCGCCCGGGCGCTGTCGAAGGCCGGCATGCGCACCGCGGAGCGGATGCGCGACGCGACGTGGCAGCAGCGCGTCGACGCGCTCGGGGAGGGCGGCTACCGCCGCTACGACGAGCGGACCGCGACCATGCTGGGGGAGGGGGCGGACCTGCTGCTCGAGCGCTGGCGGGGCGACCTGCGGCGTCTGCGGGACGCCGCCGACGACACCGACGGCGTGCGCGCCCGGCTCGAGGAGGTGCCCGGCATCGGCCCGACCGGGTCGGCGATCTTCTGCCGCGAGGTGCAGGCCGTGTGGCCGGCCGTCGCGCCGTTCACCGACGACCGCGTGGTCGAGGGCGCGCGGGCGGTCGGCCTGCCCAGCGACGCCGACGCGCTCGCCGACCTCGTGTCGCGGCGGGACCGGCCGCGCCTCGCCGCGGCGTGCGTCCGGGTCACCCTCGACGACGACGCCGCCGACGAGGTCCGCGCCGCCGCCGGCGGCTGA
- a CDS encoding transcriptional regulator has translation MTPAGRPAPAAPPRPGAIDEFLHTPARLSVMSLLAPADWVTFAYLRDSIGTSDSALSKQLSALEAAGYLELRKERGRGGSTRVRLTADGRTSFDRYLVTLEALVARSRGSAERPSS, from the coding sequence GTGACACCCGCTGGCCGGCCGGCCCCGGCCGCACCTCCCCGGCCCGGCGCGATCGACGAGTTCCTCCACACGCCCGCGCGGCTGAGCGTCATGTCGCTGCTCGCGCCGGCGGACTGGGTGACCTTCGCGTACCTGCGCGACAGCATCGGCACCAGCGACTCCGCGCTGTCCAAGCAGCTGAGCGCACTCGAGGCCGCGGGCTACCTCGAGCTCCGCAAGGAGCGGGGCCGCGGCGGCAGCACGAGGGTGCGCCTCACCGCCGACGGCCGGACGTCGTTCGACCGCTACCTCGTCACCCTCGAGGCTCTCGTCGCCCGCTCGCGGGGCAGCGCCGAGCGCCCTTCGTCGTGA
- a CDS encoding M50 family metallopeptidase, giving the protein MTDVLGEVWAAATTPGARPGLVPVLLLGAVALLLAQVPLVRQAVTVVHEAGHAVVAVLVGRRVSGIRLHADASGVTLSRGRPAGPGMVATLLAGYPAPTVVGVLGAAAVAAGYAAGLLWGFVLAAAVLVLAVRNLYGLLVLVVLGGALALASWYLPAVALGWVATLLVWALLLTAPRTVLELFGRRARRDPRSDPAQLARVTGVPQLLWLLLLLALTVGGALLGAWLLLP; this is encoded by the coding sequence GTGACCGACGTCCTGGGCGAGGTCTGGGCCGCGGCGACGACACCCGGTGCCCGCCCCGGACTCGTGCCCGTCCTGCTGCTCGGCGCCGTCGCGCTCCTGCTCGCGCAGGTGCCGCTCGTCCGGCAGGCGGTGACGGTCGTGCACGAGGCCGGCCACGCCGTCGTGGCGGTCCTCGTCGGGCGTCGGGTGAGCGGCATCCGCCTGCACGCCGACGCCTCCGGCGTCACGCTGTCCCGTGGACGCCCCGCCGGTCCCGGCATGGTCGCGACGCTGCTCGCCGGCTACCCGGCCCCGACCGTGGTCGGCGTGCTCGGGGCGGCGGCCGTCGCGGCCGGGTACGCCGCCGGCCTGCTGTGGGGGTTCGTGCTCGCCGCGGCCGTCCTCGTGCTCGCGGTCCGCAACCTGTACGGGCTGCTCGTCCTGGTCGTGCTCGGTGGGGCGCTCGCGCTCGCGAGCTGGTACCTGCCGGCGGTGGCGCTGGGCTGGGTCGCAACCCTCCTCGTGTGGGCGCTCCTGCTGACGGCGCCGCGGACCGTCCTGGAGCTGTTCGGCCGCCGCGCCCGGCGGGACCCCCGCTCGGACCCCGCACAGCTCGCCCGCGTCACCGGTGTGCCGCAGCTGCTGTGGCTGCTGCTCCTGCTCGCGCTCACGGTCGGCGGGGCGCTGCTGGGCGCCTGGCTGCTCCTCCCCTGA